CCGCGGGGGAATGGGCGTCGGTCTGGCCGGTCAATCGGATCATGCAGATGAGTGGGTGTTACATAATTCGACGTGAATCTCAGGGTAGGCTCTACAAGACCGTGCTGGCCCGGTATGTCCACATGATGATCGGCGCGCGCATGCCTCAGGGCATCTTTCTTGAAGGCGGGCTTAGCCGCGACGGTGCGATTCAGCCGATCAAGCTGGGGCTGATGCGATACATCTTGGCGGGCCTTGGCACAGGGGAAACACGCGACATCGTCTTCATCCCCGTCGCCTTCAACTATGACCGCGTGCCCGAAGATATGACGCTTCTGGCGCATCAGGATCAGGGGTTTACCAAGAAATCCCGACTTTACACGATCCGCAGCACCGCCTGGCATTCCTTGGGGATGATCGCGCGATTGCTGCGTATCCGGCGTCAACGGTTCGGGCAGGCGGCGGTCAGCTTCGGCCCGGCGTTCTCGGTTCGTAAATGGCTGACCGAGCATGAAGAGTCTGTCGAGACGCTCGATGATGCCAGACGCAAGGCCATCGTGGCGCCGATTGCAGAAAACATCATCGGACAGATCGCCAACATGATCCCAGTCTTGCCGGTGTCGCTGGTGGCTACCGTGATCCGCGACAAGGATGGAGTGATCTCGCGTCGGCAGTTGCGCCGGGAGGTCCTGCAGTTGATTGAACGCTTGCGCACGGCCGAAGTACCGCTCGCGATCAACGAGGCCGACGACCCGAATGCCAGCGAGCTTGGTCTTCAGGTGTTGTTGTCACGCGGAGTGGTCATTGAAGAGGCTGGCCAGCTGAAGTCGGACCCAGACAAGGTGGCGCTGCTACAATACTATGCGCATACCATCTCGCACTACTTGGTCGATGAAGAGGCCGCAGCCCAGTTGAGCAGCATCCTTACGGTCCCGGAACCCAGCCGCGCGTGACCCGACTGTCGGGAAAACTTACGTGCAACTTTGCTTGAAATAGCCCGGCATGTACTTGGCCGGAGCTTACATCCCGCCATTCATCCAGACCGTGGCGAAAGGTTGCTGAGTCCAGAATCAAAAACCCCTCCTGAAAAGGAAGGGTTTTTGGCTAACTCAACCTCCTGAGGAGGTGTCCATCAGGCCGCGCATTTTTTCGACTGCGGACTGCATGGCCCCCTCGAGCCAGACCCGGAGGCTGTCGCCCATCGCGGTATACTGTTCTAGTGCGCTCTGAGCTTGTGGGAAACGTTCGCCGATTTGCGGGGCAAGTACATAGATGCTGACCAGCAGCACAGCCAGCAAAATTGTCAGGCTGAACCCGCGACGGAACCCTTTCCCACTAGAAGCGGCTTCGGTTCCCGACGGTCCTAAATCAATCTTAGTTTCGTCTGGGGTGTCCGGCGCGTCGAGGGTCGAGTTGATCTCTTCAATGTCCGGAAGCATGTCGCGGCTTCGCAGATCCTTTTCCTGGATCTCTTCTTCTACATCGCCTTGGTCAAGCTCCATACGTCGGATGCGAGCAGTGAGCTCCTTGTCGGCATCGTCCTGCGCTGAGTCCAATCCAAGATCCGGCTGCGTCTCAAGTCCTTGATGGTCAGCCTCGCGGGCACGTAGCTCTTGCTCGGCCTCTTCCTGAAGGATCTGCTTGACCTCTTCGCTAACCTCTTTGCGGGGCGCAGCTGCGGCGGGGATCGGGGCGTCATCTACGACGTCGTTATCGCTCTCGTCGCTTTCGTCAGGGGCAGTATCGGGCGTGTCCTCGACTTCGACTTCGACGTCGTCATCGATTTCGGCTGCGTCTTCTTCTTCGGCTGCGTCCTCTACCTCTGCTGCGCCGTCATCTTCTACAGATTCCGCCACTTCGGTTTCGTCTTCGCTTTCAGGGCTATCGACGCTCGGTTCAACTTCTGGGGCTGGGTCGGCAATCGGATCAGGTTCTGGTGTTTCGTCGACATGGGACGCCTGCGGAGCCGGGATCTCGATCTTCGGCTCGGGTTTGTCCTCAACCTCGGTTGTTGCGGGTAGTGGCGGGGTGAAAAACCAGGCGTGACCACAATTCGAACACTGAACGTCGCGACCCTCTTCGGGCATAACGCGATCATCAACTTCGTACTGAGCGCCGCAATTGGGGCAAACTAAACGCATTTTATACTCAATCCCCTGAGACTGGCTGGATATTACTCGCCTTAATCAAGAGTAATATGAGCAAAAAGCTTGTGAAAATCAAACACTCCTGTGTCGCACATTGAAACAATCCGCTAGCTGAGGCACAACTGGCGCCAAGCAAGCACGAGGGCATCAAATTGATCGAGCTGGAACAGGTCGCTTATGGCTATGGCACTGGGACGTTGTTGTCCGGTGTGACCATGTCTCTGGCGCAGGGGTCGTTTCATTTCTTAACGGGGCCGTCAGGCGCGGGTAAAACCACGTTGATGAAGCTGTGCTATGGCGAATTGGTCGCGGAACAGGGCAGTGTTGCTTTGTTCGGCCAGAACGTGCGCGAAATGCAGCGTGATGACGTGGCTGACGTACGCCGCCGGATCGGTGTCGTGCATCAGGATTGCCAGTTTCTGGATCATCTGAGCCTTGCTGAAAACATCATGCTGCCGCTGACGGTATCGGGCCGTGCGCTGCACGATCCGTCCGAGCTGCAAGAGCTTCTTGCCTGGGTCGGGCTGGAGCGGCAGGCCCATGCGAAGCCGCCCGAGCTGTCAGGCGGTGAACGTCAACGGGCGGCGCTGGCGCGTGCCGTGATCATGTCACCGGATGTGATTCTGGCGGACGAGCCGACGGGCAACGTGGATTGGGAGATGTCCGTGCGTCTGCTTCAGTTGCTGGTCGAACTGAACCGCATGGGCAAGACCGTGATGATTGCCACCCACGACATGAACCTGATCCGGTCTGCCAAATCGCAGGTGCAGGCGCGTGTGCTGCGGATATCGAACCATCAGGTCGCATCGGCGGGGGCAGATCTGTGAAAAATCTTTTGCCCAATCTGCTTCGTTTTCTGTCCGGTGACGCACAGGCGGATCGCGTCGTCCCGCCCACCGGATTTACCGCGCGTCTGACCGTATTTGCCTCGGCTGCGATGGCGTTTCTGGCGGTGTTTGCCTTGGCGTTGTCTCTGGCAACCGGGCGGCTTGCCGAACGTTGGGGCGACGCATTGGCCAAAAGCGCCACGATCCGCATTTCAGCCCCGGCTGATCAGATGGACGCGCAGCTTCTGGCCGTGACCGAGATTCTGGCAACCACCCCCGGCGTGAAAGAGGCGCGTCCCCTTGGTGAAGAAGAGCAGCGCGCGTTGCTTGAGCCGTGGTTCGGCCCGGATTTGCCTCTGGACCGGCTGCCGATCCCTCGTCTGGTTGAGGTGATCGAGGATGAGGACGGGATAGACGCGGATGGTTTGCGTGCCCGATTGGCCGGCGAGGCGCCCGGCGCCATTCTGGATGACCACGCGCGGTGGCGCGAGCCATTGGTGAAAGCTGCCAAGCGGTTGCGTTCGTTGGGCTTGGTGTCGATTGTTCTGATCACGACTTTGGCCGGTGTGGTGATCACGCTGGCGGCCTCGGCTGCGCTGTCCGCCAATGAACAGGTTATCCGCGTGTTGCGCCTGATCGGTGCGCGTGACAGCTATATCGCCCACGCCTTTGTGCGCCGCTATACGCTGCGCGCACTTGGCGGTTCGGCAGTTGGCACCATTCTTGGCGCGCTTGCACTGTTCCTGTTGCCATCGGCGGGGGCCGAAGGCGGCTTCCTGACCGGGCTTGGCCTTCAAGGCTGTCAGTGGCTCTGGCCCCTGTTGATCCCACCCTTCGCGGCTTTGGTGGCGTTCCTTGCCACCCGTCAGGCCGCCCTGACAACCTTGCAGGAGAAACGCTGATGCGTAACGCAATTCAATGGCTGCGCTCGCTTCTGTTTATCACCCAGATGTACATCATGCTGCCGATCGTCGGCTTCGTGGGTGTGCCGCTGGTGTGGATCAAGCGCGACAATGCGTTCAAGGTGATCCACTTCTATTGCAACTGGGTCCGTTGGACGGCGTCGTGGATGATCGGGCTGAAAAGTGAGATCCGGGGCGAGGTGCCAACCGGCGAGGTTCTGATCGCTGCGAAACACCAGTCGTTCTTTGACATCCTGCTACTGGCCTCGGTCCTGCCGCGTTTGAAATTCATCTATAAAAGCCAGCTGAAATGGGCGCCCATCATCAACATCTATGCGATCTATACCAACTCGGTGTCGGTTGATCGCGGCAAGAAGGGGGCCGCGATCAAGCAGATGGTTGCCGCCGTGAAAGACGGGCAAAAGAAGCCGGGGCAGCTTGTGATCTTCTCGCAGGGGACGCGTGTCGCTGCGGGGGCCAAGAAGCCCTACAAGGTTGGTACAGGCGTTCTTTACAAGGAAACAGGGCAACCTGTCGTGCCCGCGTCGACCAATGTGGGCGTGTTCTGGAAACGCCACGGGATCATGCGCCATCCCGGGCTTGCAGTGCTCGAGTTCCACGACCCGATCGAACCGGGGCTTGGGTTGAGCGAGTTTATGGAGCGGATCGAGGACGTGGTGGAAAGCGGCTCGGATGCTTTGATGGAAGAGGCCGGATTTAAGCTGGAGGGATGATGGAGTTCATCGAGACAACCGAAGAACTTGAAGCGCTCTACGGAACGCCCGGAGAGGCCTCTTTGGTTAAAGTCGCCGATCATCTGACCCCCACCTATCGCGCTTGGATCATGGCATCCCGCTTTTGCATTCTGACGACGGTCGGCCCGGAAGGCACGGACAGCAGCCCGCGTGGCGATGATGGTCCGGTCGTGCTTGAACTGGATGATCGTCACCTTGCCTTGCCCGATTGGCGCGGTAACGAGCGGATCGACAGCTTGCGCAACATCGTG
The Aliiroseovarius pelagivivens DNA segment above includes these coding regions:
- a CDS encoding lysophospholipid acyltransferase family protein; translated protein: MRNAIQWLRSLLFITQMYIMLPIVGFVGVPLVWIKRDNAFKVIHFYCNWVRWTASWMIGLKSEIRGEVPTGEVLIAAKHQSFFDILLLASVLPRLKFIYKSQLKWAPIINIYAIYTNSVSVDRGKKGAAIKQMVAAVKDGQKKPGQLVIFSQGTRVAAGAKKPYKVGTGVLYKETGQPVVPASTNVGVFWKRHGIMRHPGLAVLEFHDPIEPGLGLSEFMERIEDVVESGSDALMEEAGFKLEG
- a CDS encoding zinc-ribbon domain-containing protein; translated protein: MRLVCPNCGAQYEVDDRVMPEEGRDVQCSNCGHAWFFTPPLPATTEVEDKPEPKIEIPAPQASHVDETPEPDPIADPAPEVEPSVDSPESEDETEVAESVEDDGAAEVEDAAEEEDAAEIDDDVEVEVEDTPDTAPDESDESDNDVVDDAPIPAAAAPRKEVSEEVKQILQEEAEQELRAREADHQGLETQPDLGLDSAQDDADKELTARIRRMELDQGDVEEEIQEKDLRSRDMLPDIEEINSTLDAPDTPDETKIDLGPSGTEAASSGKGFRRGFSLTILLAVLLVSIYVLAPQIGERFPQAQSALEQYTAMGDSLRVWLEGAMQSAVEKMRGLMDTSSGG
- a CDS encoding cell division ATP-binding protein FtsE, producing MIELEQVAYGYGTGTLLSGVTMSLAQGSFHFLTGPSGAGKTTLMKLCYGELVAEQGSVALFGQNVREMQRDDVADVRRRIGVVHQDCQFLDHLSLAENIMLPLTVSGRALHDPSELQELLAWVGLERQAHAKPPELSGGERQRAALARAVIMSPDVILADEPTGNVDWEMSVRLLQLLVELNRMGKTVMIATHDMNLIRSAKSQVQARVLRISNHQVASAGADL
- a CDS encoding cell division protein FtsX, with protein sequence MKNLLPNLLRFLSGDAQADRVVPPTGFTARLTVFASAAMAFLAVFALALSLATGRLAERWGDALAKSATIRISAPADQMDAQLLAVTEILATTPGVKEARPLGEEEQRALLEPWFGPDLPLDRLPIPRLVEVIEDEDGIDADGLRARLAGEAPGAILDDHARWREPLVKAAKRLRSLGLVSIVLITTLAGVVITLAASAALSANEQVIRVLRLIGARDSYIAHAFVRRYTLRALGGSAVGTILGALALFLLPSAGAEGGFLTGLGLQGCQWLWPLLIPPFAALVAFLATRQAALTTLQEKR
- a CDS encoding 1-acyl-sn-glycerol-3-phosphate acyltransferase — translated: MLEREVALPIWLALPVLALALLGARAYIVEPLVRRALLRRERDLKTRLNTTLTRPLPKVLQVPRRVLTERLFNDPIVQQAIEDAAETDGHEAAETEARAYIDELMPSFFALFYFHVGYWLARRWLRSMYDIQIVKQLPPDAYADIPEDASIVLVGNHRSNLDVAVLSYLAARTSMISFAAGEWASVWPVNRIMQMSGCYIIRRESQGRLYKTVLARYVHMMIGARMPQGIFLEGGLSRDGAIQPIKLGLMRYILAGLGTGETRDIVFIPVAFNYDRVPEDMTLLAHQDQGFTKKSRLYTIRSTAWHSLGMIARLLRIRRQRFGQAAVSFGPAFSVRKWLTEHEESVETLDDARRKAIVAPIAENIIGQIANMIPVLPVSLVATVIRDKDGVISRRQLRREVLQLIERLRTAEVPLAINEADDPNASELGLQVLLSRGVVIEEAGQLKSDPDKVALLQYYAHTISHYLVDEEAAAQLSSILTVPEPSRA